In Peromyscus leucopus breed LL Stock chromosome 16_21, UCI_PerLeu_2.1, whole genome shotgun sequence, a single genomic region encodes these proteins:
- the Arglu1 gene encoding arginine and glutamate-rich protein 1 → MGRSRSRSSSRSKHAKSSKHNKKRSRSRSRSRDKERVRKRSKSRESKRNRRRESRSRSRSTNAAASRRERERASSPPDRIDIFGRTVSKRSSLDEKQKREEEEKKAEFERQRKIRQQEIEEKLIEEETARRVEELVAKRVEEELEKRKDEIEREVLRRVEEAKRIMEKQLLEELERQRQAELAAQKAREEEERAKREELERILEENNRKIAEAQAKLAEEQLRIVEEQRKIHEERMKLEQERQRQQKEEQKIILGKGKSRPKLSFSLKTQD, encoded by the exons ATGGGCCGGTCGCGGAGCCGGAGCTCGTCCCGCTCCAAGCACGCCAAGAGCTCCAAGCACAACAAGAAGCGCAGCCGCTCGCGCTCGCGCTCGCGCGACAAGGAGCGGGTGCGGAAGCGCTCCAAGTCCCGGGAGAGCAAACGGAACCGGCGGCGGGAGTCGCGCTCGCGCTCGCGCTCCACCAACGCGGCGGCGTCCCGGCGCGAGCGGGAGCGCGCCTCGTCCCCGCCCGACCGCATCGACATCTTCGGGCGCACGGTGAGCAAGCGCAGCAGCCTGGACGAGAAGCAGaagcgggaggaggaggagaagaaggcgGAGTTCGAGCGGCAGCGAAAAAT TCGGCAGcaggaaatagaagaaaaactcaTTGAGGAAGAAACAGCACGAAGAGTGGAAGAGTTGGTAGCAAAGAGGGTCGAAGAAGAAttggagaaaaggaaggatgaGATTGAGCGAGAAGTCCTCCGCAGGGTGGAAGAGGCCAAGCGCATCATGGAAAAGCAGTTGCTCGAAGAACTCGAGCGACAGAGACAAGCTGAGCTTGCAGCACAAAAAGCCAGAGAG GAGGAAGAGCGAGCAAAGCGTGAGGAGCTGGAGCGgatattagaagaaaataacCGGAAAATCGCAGAAGCACAGGCCAAACTG GCTGAAGAACAGTTGAGAATTgttgaagaacaaagaaagattcATGAGGAAAGGATGAAACTAGAACAAGAGCGACAGCGTCaacaaaaagaagaacaaaaaattATCCTGGGCAAGGGGAAGTCCAGGCCAAAGCTGTCCTTCTCATTAAAGACCCAGGATTGA